One segment of Formicincola oecophyllae DNA contains the following:
- a CDS encoding YebC/PmpR family DNA-binding transcriptional regulator has protein sequence MAGHSKFKNIMHRKGAQDAKRAKQFAKVIREITVAARSGLPDPAMNPRLRAAMISAREVNMPKDVVERAVAKASGAAGGDDYSEVRYEGYGPAGVAVIVESLTDNRNRTASDVRAAFSKFGGSLGETGSVGFMFDRIGVVAYDADAANEEDMLEGAIEAGADNAELTEDGHEVTCAPEQLNNVREALEKRFGEPRSAKFDWRPTTTTMLDEEKARTVLKLIDVLEENDDVQSVYANFEIPDDVAERLSQD, from the coding sequence ATGGCAGGACATTCCAAATTCAAGAACATCATGCACCGCAAAGGCGCCCAGGACGCCAAGCGCGCCAAGCAGTTTGCCAAAGTCATCCGCGAAATCACGGTTGCGGCGCGCTCTGGCCTGCCAGACCCTGCCATGAACCCACGCCTGCGCGCTGCCATGATTTCAGCGCGTGAGGTCAACATGCCCAAAGACGTAGTGGAGCGCGCTGTTGCTAAAGCTTCGGGCGCGGCTGGCGGCGATGATTACAGCGAAGTCCGCTATGAGGGCTACGGCCCAGCCGGCGTGGCCGTGATTGTGGAGAGCCTGACCGACAACCGCAACCGCACGGCCTCTGACGTGCGCGCCGCCTTCTCCAAATTTGGTGGCTCGCTGGGGGAGACAGGCTCTGTGGGCTTCATGTTCGACCGCATTGGCGTTGTGGCTTATGACGCTGACGCTGCCAATGAGGAGGACATGCTTGAAGGCGCCATTGAGGCAGGCGCTGATAACGCGGAGCTGACAGAGGACGGCCACGAGGTCACCTGCGCGCCAGAGCAGCTCAACAATGTGCGTGAAGCCCTGGAAAAGCGCTTTGGCGAGCCACGCTCTGCCAAATTTGATTGGCGCCCTACCACCACGACCATGCTTGATGAGGAAAAGGCCCGCACGGTCCTCAAACTCATTGACGTTCTTGAGGAGAATGATGATGTGCAGTCCGTCTACGCCAATTTTGAGATCCCCGATGACGTCGCCGAACGCTTGAGCCAGGACTAA
- the ruvA gene encoding Holliday junction branch migration protein RuvA yields MIGRLTGLVEEAGEHGCLIDVNGVGYNVMASSRTLAALSRPPKVARVLTEMVVREDAMQLYGFATAEERSLFRLLTTVQGVGARVALAILSLAPPSELAMAIAAGDKAMFTRAAGVGPKLAGRLVSELAGKVPDMPMAQSGVKVPSGAGGAGLLEDLTGALLSLGYTRSEAWPVASRVIGANPGAGLNQLVPLALRAMSTP; encoded by the coding sequence ATGATTGGCAGACTAACAGGCCTGGTGGAGGAAGCGGGGGAGCATGGCTGCCTGATTGACGTTAACGGGGTTGGCTACAATGTCATGGCTTCAAGCCGCACCTTGGCTGCGCTCAGCCGCCCTCCCAAGGTGGCGCGTGTCCTGACGGAAATGGTGGTGCGTGAGGACGCCATGCAGCTTTACGGCTTTGCTACCGCTGAGGAACGTTCCCTGTTCCGCCTGCTGACCACTGTTCAGGGGGTGGGGGCGCGCGTGGCGCTGGCCATCCTTTCACTGGCGCCGCCTTCAGAACTGGCCATGGCCATCGCCGCTGGCGATAAGGCCATGTTCACCCGCGCTGCCGGTGTGGGGCCCAAGTTGGCGGGGCGTCTGGTCAGTGAACTGGCTGGCAAGGTCCCGGACATGCCTATGGCGCAAAGTGGCGTTAAAGTTCCCTCTGGCGCTGGTGGCGCCGGTTTGCTGGAGGACTTGACGGGCGCCCTGCTTTCGCTTGGTTACACGCGCTCTGAAGCGTGGCCAGTGGCCAGCAGGGTCATCGGCGCCAATCCAGGTGCTGGCCTGAACCAGCTCGTTCCCTTGGCTTTGCGTGCCATGAGCACCCCTTAA
- the secA gene encoding preprotein translocase subunit SecA, with product MLSRVARALFGSANDRTLKAYRQRVPAINALEDSVRGLTDEALQAKTAEFKQRLAKGETLDDLLCEAFAVCREASRRVLGKRHFDVQLIGGMVLHDGRIAEMRTGEGKTLVGTLPVYLNALGGKGVHVVTVNDYLASRDAAEMARLYSFLGLTTGVVVPNMPDEERRAAYGCDITYGTNNEFGFDYLRDNMKYSLEELVQRPFNFAIVDEVDSILIDEARTPLIISGPADDSSELYEAVDAVMVELVKDPKHYEKEEKHRTVILTEEGTHAVEELLAKAGILQHGGLYDVHNVTLVHHVQQALRAHTLFTRDVDYIVRDGKVMLIDEFTGRMMDGRRYSDGLHQALEAKEGVEIQQENQTLASITFQNYFRLYPKLAGMTGTAMTEADEFMEIYDLTPVAIPTNLPVKRQDTDDEVYLNEGDKFNAVANLVKEINAKGQPVLVGTTSIEKSEHLSNLLHQKGIAHNVLNARHHEREAAIVAQAGAPGAITIATNMAGRGTDIKLGGNLEMLTEQRLHGVEDAAERERLAEETRRQVEENHKKVHEAGGLYVIGTERHESRRVDNQLRGRAGRQGDPGNSRFFLSLDDDLIRIFGTSRMAPMMQKLGLKEGEAIVHPWLNKALEKAQKKVEARNFDMRKNTLKYDDVMNDQRKEVYAQRRAYMLQQDLSAEVAEMRSQAVMDMVHAHIPEKSFPEAWDMEGLAHQVRESLNLDLPVQAWAEEHDITEDVVLERLEKATAQAAQAKAQALGPDMMRLVERHVVLTSFDAVWKEHLHALDHLRQGIGLRAYGQRDPLNEYKREAFEMFSAMLDELRLRVTRTLAYVQLAPAPSTPAPQPPLDQPAPAGGEQQSLPTQAQQSLEQPSPLSPAPASSSQAGDVDEATVAQWRQHLARNAPCPCGSGVKFKHCHGRVG from the coding sequence ATGCTTTCACGAGTTGCACGCGCCCTGTTTGGCTCAGCCAATGACCGCACCCTCAAGGCCTACCGTCAGCGTGTTCCGGCCATCAACGCCCTTGAAGACAGTGTCCGGGGCCTGACTGATGAGGCTCTGCAGGCCAAGACAGCCGAGTTCAAACAGCGCTTGGCCAAGGGGGAGACCCTGGACGACCTGCTTTGTGAGGCCTTCGCTGTCTGCCGCGAAGCCAGCCGCCGCGTTCTGGGCAAACGTCATTTCGATGTGCAGCTCATTGGCGGCATGGTCCTTCATGATGGACGCATCGCTGAAATGCGCACTGGCGAAGGCAAGACTCTGGTCGGCACGCTGCCTGTCTACCTCAACGCGCTGGGGGGCAAAGGCGTCCACGTGGTGACGGTTAACGATTACCTAGCTAGCCGCGATGCCGCTGAAATGGCGCGGCTTTACAGTTTCCTGGGGCTGACCACGGGTGTGGTCGTGCCCAACATGCCTGATGAGGAACGCCGCGCCGCCTATGGGTGTGACATCACCTACGGCACCAACAACGAGTTCGGCTTCGATTATCTGCGCGACAACATGAAATATTCCTTGGAGGAGCTTGTCCAGCGCCCCTTCAACTTCGCCATTGTCGATGAGGTGGACAGCATCCTGATTGATGAGGCGCGAACCCCCCTTATCATCTCTGGCCCTGCTGACGACAGCTCAGAGCTTTACGAGGCCGTAGACGCCGTCATGGTGGAACTGGTCAAGGACCCCAAGCATTATGAGAAGGAGGAGAAGCACCGCACCGTCATCCTGACGGAAGAGGGCACCCACGCGGTGGAAGAGCTGCTGGCCAAGGCGGGCATCCTGCAGCATGGCGGCCTTTACGATGTGCACAACGTCACACTTGTTCACCACGTTCAGCAGGCGTTGCGGGCCCACACCCTGTTCACGCGCGATGTCGACTACATCGTCCGTGATGGCAAGGTCATGCTGATTGACGAATTCACAGGCCGCATGATGGATGGCCGGCGTTATTCCGATGGCCTCCACCAGGCCCTGGAAGCCAAGGAAGGGGTGGAGATCCAGCAGGAGAACCAGACCCTGGCCTCCATCACGTTCCAGAACTATTTCCGCCTCTACCCCAAACTGGCTGGCATGACGGGCACCGCCATGACGGAGGCTGACGAGTTCATGGAGATCTACGACCTTACCCCTGTCGCCATCCCCACCAATCTGCCTGTCAAGCGCCAGGATACAGATGATGAGGTTTATTTGAACGAGGGCGACAAGTTCAACGCTGTTGCTAACCTCGTCAAGGAGATCAACGCCAAGGGCCAGCCCGTTCTGGTGGGCACGACCTCCATTGAGAAAAGTGAGCACCTCTCCAACCTGCTGCACCAGAAAGGGATTGCCCATAATGTGCTGAACGCCCGCCACCATGAGCGCGAAGCGGCCATTGTGGCGCAGGCGGGCGCGCCAGGGGCCATCACTATCGCTACCAACATGGCGGGGCGCGGCACCGACATTAAGCTGGGCGGCAATTTGGAGATGCTGACTGAGCAGCGCCTCCACGGCGTGGAGGACGCGGCTGAACGTGAACGTTTAGCTGAGGAAACCAGGCGCCAGGTGGAGGAAAACCACAAAAAGGTGCATGAGGCGGGCGGCCTTTACGTGATTGGCACCGAACGCCATGAAAGCCGCCGCGTGGACAACCAGTTGCGCGGGCGCGCGGGCCGCCAGGGTGACCCTGGCAATTCACGCTTCTTCCTGTCGCTGGACGATGATCTCATCCGTATTTTCGGCACATCGCGCATGGCGCCGATGATGCAGAAGCTGGGCTTGAAGGAAGGGGAGGCCATCGTCCATCCCTGGCTCAACAAAGCGTTGGAGAAGGCCCAGAAGAAGGTGGAGGCGCGCAATTTCGACATGCGCAAGAACACCCTCAAATATGATGATGTTATGAATGACCAGCGCAAGGAGGTCTATGCCCAGCGCCGTGCCTACATGCTGCAGCAGGACCTTTCAGCAGAAGTCGCTGAGATGCGCTCCCAGGCGGTCATGGACATGGTCCATGCGCACATCCCTGAAAAATCCTTCCCTGAAGCTTGGGACATGGAGGGCTTGGCCCACCAAGTGCGTGAATCGTTGAACTTGGACCTGCCCGTGCAGGCCTGGGCTGAGGAGCACGACATCACTGAGGATGTGGTGCTGGAACGCTTGGAAAAGGCGACAGCCCAGGCTGCCCAGGCCAAAGCCCAGGCCTTGGGTCCTGACATGATGCGCCTGGTGGAGCGCCACGTGGTGCTGACGTCCTTTGATGCCGTCTGGAAGGAGCATTTGCACGCCCTTGACCATCTGCGCCAAGGCATCGGGCTGCGGGCTTATGGGCAGCGCGACCCGCTTAATGAATACAAGCGGGAAGCCTTTGAGATGTTCAGCGCCATGCTTGATGAACTGCGGCTGCGCGTCACCAGGACGCTGGCCTATGTGCAACTAGCCCCAGCGCCGTCCACCCCTGCGCCCCAGCCGCCCTTGGACCAGCCAGCACCAGCTGGGGGTGAGCAGCAAAGTCTGCCCACCCAAGCCCAGCAAAGCCTGGAGCAGCCCTCACCCCTATCCCCCGCCCCTGCGTCTTCAAGCCAGGCGGGGGATGTGGATGAAGCCACCGTAGCCCAATGGCGCCAGCATTTGGCGCGCAACGCTCCATGCCCTTGTGGCAGCGGGGTGAAGTTCAAGCATTGCCATGGCCGCGTTGGCTGA